The window TATGACTGGAGTGTGATTGCCAAAGAGGGCGACAGGTTGGTGCTGCAGCCTGCGTGATTTGAGAGCTGAGTTTCGGAAGGAGCGAGAGGCTAACTCAGACTGTCATCGCCCGGCCGGGCGATCCAGTACGCCGCAGCATAAATGATCCGGATGACGCTCATTCATTGCACCATGCCCACCCCGGATACTGGATCGTCCGGTCAAGCCGGACGATGACACTGTGGGTGTGTCTGAGGCCGAGCATCGCATATGCTCCGACACGGCCCGGTCAGAGCAGCCCCAGTTCCTTCATCACCCCTGCGGCTTCCTTGGTCGCGTGATTGACCGCGGGGACGCCGCAATAGATCGCCTGCTGCAGCAGGATTTCCTTGATGTCATCAGGCGTAAAGCCGCCCTCGGTCAGCGCCGCGCGCACGTGCAGGCGGAATTCGTCCCACTGGGCGAGTGCGATCATGGTGCCGATCACCAGCACGCGGCGGGTGCGTTCGTCGAATTGCGGTCGGGTCCAGATCTCGCCCCAGGCATAGCGGGTGATCAGGTCGAGGAAGTCGGCGTTGAACGCATTGCGTCCGGCGGCCGATTTGTCGACCCAGGCATTGCCCAGCACCTTGCGGCGCTGCGCGTCGCCATCGGCTCGGCGTTGATTGTCATCCATACAAATTCTCCGAAAGCTCAGCGTTGAGTGAGAAAGCCGACCACCGCTTCAGTGAAGGCATGCTGCTGCTCCACACTCGAGATGTGGGCGGCGTCGAGAATGGTGAGGCTCGCGCCCGGAATCTGGCTGCGGATGAATTCACCGGCGGCGAGCGGCGTGGCCGGATCATGACGGCCGGCGATCACCAGAGTCGGGTTGGAAATCGTCGGCAGCATCGCGCGCAGGTCGAGGGTGCGCAGGGCCTGGCAGCAGGCGAGATAACCCTCTCGCGGCGTTGCTGACAGCATGGCCTTCATGGCCTCGACCGTCTGCGGCTCGCGTTCGCGGAAGTCGGCGGTGAACCACGCGTTCATCACGCCATCGGCGATGGCGGGGAACCCGCCTTCGGTGAGCGACTTGATGCGGGTGTCCCAGTTGGTCGGGTCCGGATAATAACTCGCGGTGTTGGCGAGGATCAGCTTCTCGAAGCGATCCGGCGCATTGGCGCCCAGCCATTGCCCGACCATGCCGCCCATCGACAGGCCGCACCAGTGCGTCTTCTGGATGTTGAGGTCGTCCAGGATCGCCAGCACGTCGTGCCCGAACCGCTCCATGGAATAGGGTGTGGTGCCGATATCGGACTTGCCATGGCCGCGGCGGTCGTAGCGCACCACGCGGAACAGCTTTGTCAGCGCCGGCATTTGCGCGTCCCACATGTGCAGCGTGGTGCCCAGCGAGTTCGACAGCATCAAGGTGGGGCCGCTGTCGCGCCCTTCGACCGTGACATTGAGCCGGCAACCGTCGGCATCGACCATGGGCATGGGAGTCTCCGTTTATTGTTGTTGGTCAGTTGTCGAGTGCGGCGAGCAGCCGATCGATCAGGGTTTGCGATGCGCCCTGGTAGGCGAGGGGATCGAACAGTTGCGCCAGCCGTGCCGCATCCAGATGTGCGGTGACACGGGCATCCGCGGCCAGCACGTCGCGCAGGTGCGTGTTGCCGGCGATCGACGCGCGGCTTGCCGCCTCGATGATGTGATGCGCCTCGCTCTTGCCGATACTGTCGGCCAGCGCCATCGACACGGCTTCCGCCATGATCAGGCCATGGGTGGTGTCGAGGTTGCTGCGCATCCGCGCCACATCCACATCGAGCCCTTCGGCGATGTCAACAATCGCGGCGAGCGCGCCCGATGTCACCAGCTCCAGGGTCGGCAATGTCGGCCATTCCGCATGCCAGGGGCCGGCGCTGCGTTCATGGTCTTGAACCTGGGCCGCGAAAATCGTGGCGGCGAGATTGGGCGCCATGGTGGCGGCGCCCAGTGCCGCGGCCGCGGCCACCGGATTGCGTTTGTGCGGCAGGGTCGAGGAGCCGCCGCGCCCTTCGCCGGCGGGCTCGAAAGCTTCCGCCACATCGGTCTGCATCATCAGCGACACGTCGCGCGCGATCTTGCCGCAGCTTCCGCTCAGGATCGCCAGCACCGAGGCGGCCTCGGCAATGCGGTCGCGATGGGTGTGCCAGGGAGCTTCCGGCAGCGGTAACCCGAGCTCGTGGCTGAGCTGTTCGCTCACCGCAAGGCCTTTGTCGCCGAGGGCGGCGAGTGTGCCGGCGGCGCCGCCGAATTGCAGCACCAGCGCCTCGGCCCGCAGCCGCTTGAGCCGTTGCCGCGAGCGGTGCAGGGCGGCGGCGTATTCGGCGAGCTTGAGCCCGAACGGCATCGGCAGCGCGTGCTGCAGCCAGGTCCGCGCCACCATGGCGGTGTTGCGGTGCTGCCGGGCAAGTCCTGCGAAGCCCGCGATCGCGCGGTCTAGGTCCGGCAGCAGCGCATCGATGGCGGCGCGCAGTTGCAGCATGGTCGCGGTGTCGATCACGTCCTGGCTGGTGGCGCCCCAATGCACATAACGCGCGGCCTCGGCATCGGCTTTGCCGACCGCCGCGGTCAGCGCCTTGACCAGCGGGATGGCGAGATTGCCGGCGCGGTTTGCCGCCTGAGCCAGCGCTGCGATATCGAATCGCTCGGCCTTGCAGGCGTCAGAGATCGGCGCCACGGCGGCTGCGGGAACGACTCCGACGGCGGCCTCCGCGCGCGCCAGCGCGCTCTCGAAGTCGAGCATGTGCTGCAGATAGGCTGCGTCGTCGCAGGCTGCCCGCATGGCGGAGCTCGACAGCAGTGGCGCGAGCAGAGGAGACAGGGAGGTGCTCATGATGCGGGCGACCCTAAGCATTTCCCGATGCCGTGAAAAGCGGCTTGCCGCCCATTATCATGCGGTCTTGATCATGGGGGGCTGGCCAGTGGTGGGTGCTGACTTTTTCCCTGAGCGGTGTTTCATTTGCGGGCGAAGGTCGTTATTGAGGACAGTTCGGAACGGGAGTCGGTACAATGGCAATGACAATGAATGGGGAGGTCCAACTCCCTGCGTCGCGGGAAGTCGTCTGGGCCAAGCTCAACGACCCCGAGGTTCTGAAGGCCTGCATTCCCGGCTGTGAAGAGCTGGAAAGGTCTGCGGAGAACGAGTTTCGTGCCACTGCCAAAATGAAGGTCGGCCCGGTGTCGGCCCGCTTCAAGGGGCGTGTGACGCTCAGCGATTTCGATCCGCCCACCAGCTACAAGATCTCGGGCGAGGGCGAGGGCGGCGTGGCCGGTTTCGCCAAGGGCGGCGCCACCGTCAATCTGCAGGACAAGGATGGTGGCACCCTGCTGGTTTACAATGTGGATGCCCAGATCGGCGGCAAGCTGGCCCAGCTCGGGCAGCGCCTGATCAACGGATCGGCCAAGAAGCTAGCGGACGAATTTTTCACCAAATTCGCCGATGCGGTGAAGGCATCAGCCTAAAGGCGGTTGTACTTTGAGTCGGCTGCATCCGGCGTCCAGGCTCCAATTCTTGGGGGCGAGTCGTCGTCGAGTTGACACATCCGGTGCCTGAGAAATTCAAAAACAGCATGGCTCTCAGGCCCTTGAGCCGGTTGCCGATCCGGCTTCGGCGACCTATGATATTAGAACGATTTTAGAAGACGCCTGCTTGGGGGACGCCCTTGCGGGCCGTGACGCCGTGCAATGCGGTGTTGAGGAGAACTGCTGGTGGCCAAGATTTCCCTTATTGTGAACGGCAATCCTGTGACGGGCAACATCGACCCGCGCACGCTGCTGGTTCAGTTCCTGCGCGAGAACCTGCGCCTGACCGGCACCCATGTCGGCTGCGACACCTCCCAGTGTGGCGCCTGTGTGGTCCATGTCGACGGCAAGGCCGTGAAGTCCTGCACCACGCTGGCGGTGATGGTTGACGGCCAGAACATCACCACGATCGAGGGGCTGGCCGCCGATGGCGCGCCGCTGCATCCGATGCAGGAAGCCTTCCGCGAGCACCATGGCCTGCAGTGCGGCTTCTGCACCCCGGGCATGATCATGACCGCGGTCGACATGGTCCGCCGCAAGGGCCACGACCTCGACGATCACACCATTCGCGAAGAGCTCGAAGGCAATCTGTGCCGCTGCACCGGTTACCACAATATCGTGGAGTCGATCGCCGCCGGCGCCAAGGCCATGTCTAAGTAAGCAATGGCGAAGTAAACCCGATTTTTCCGACACCATCTGACGACGCGACATCGCGATCTCGAAGGATTGTTCATGTACGAATTCAAATTCCACCGCCCGGCGACTGTGCGCCAAGCTGCGAACATTCTCGCCAAGAACGAGGACTCCAAGCTGGTGGCGGGCGGTCACACCCTGATCCCGGTGATGAAGCAGCGGCTCGCAAGCCCGCCGCATCTGGTCGACCTGTCGAAGGTGGACAATCTTGTCGGCATCGAAATGAAGGGCCGCTCGCTCTCGATCGGCGCCATGACCACCCACGCCGAAGTCGCCAACTCCCCTGTTGTCGGCGAAGCCATCCCGGCACTCGCTGAACTCGCCGGCTTGATCGGCGACCCGGCGGTGCGCCATCGCGGCACCATCGGCGGCTCGCTCGCCAACAACGATCCGACCGCGGATTATCCGGCGGCGTGTCTGGCGCTCGGTGCCACCATCGTCACCAACAAGCGCCGCCTCAAGGCGGAAGAGTTCTTCCAGGGCTTGTTCACGACGTCGCTGGAAGGCGACGAGATCATCACCCGCGTGCTGTTCCCACTGGCGAAGAAGGCCGCTTATATCAAGTTTCGCAACCAGGCGTCGCGTTATGCCCTGGTCGGCGTGTTTGTCGCACGGCGTCCCTCGGAAGTGCGGGTCGCCGTCACCGGCGCCGGCGGCGATGGTGTGTTCCGCGTCACCGCCTTCGAAGAGGCGCTGCAGAAGCGCTTTGCCGCGAAGGCGCTGGACGGGCTGACGGTGCCGGCCGACGGCCTCAACAGCGACATCCACGGCAGTGCGGAGTATCGTGCGCACCTGATCGGCGTGCTCGCGCGCCGCGCCGTCGATGCGGCGAACGCCAAATAAACTGCCAAGTAATTGAGCAAAGCGCCAGGCAAGATGGCGGATCTGGAGTTGCGATGAATGCGCCGTCGGCACTGCCCGGTTCAGTCGATGCCACGCTTGCGCTGCTGACCAAGCAGGGCTATCTCGCCGAACGTGCGCTCGCGACGGTGACCTTTCTGTCGCTGCGCATGGGCCGGCCGCTGTTCCTCGAAGGTGAGGCCGGCGTCGGCAAGACCGAGATCGCCAAGGCGTTGTCCGCGGCGCTGGGGCGGTCGTTGATCCGGCTGCAGTGTTACGAGGGCCTCGACGTCGCGTCTGCCGTCTATGAGTGGAACAGCGCCGCGCAGATGATCGCGATCCGGCTGGCGGAAGCCACCGGCGACACCGATCGCGAGCGGCTGTCGCACGACATCTTCGCCGAACAATACATGATCAAGCGCCCGCTGCTGCGTGCGCTGGAGCCCGATGCCGCCGGGCCGCCGGTGCTCTTGATCGACGAGCTCGATCGCGCCGACGAAGCCTTCGAAGCCTATCTGCTGGAAATCCTCAGCGACTTCCAGGTCACGATCCCGGAGTTCGGCACCGTGCGCGCGGCGCAGCCGCCGATCGTGATCCTGACCTCGAACCGCACCCGTGAAATCCACGACGCGCTGAAGCGCCGCTGCCTCTATCACTGGGTCGACTATCCCTCGGCCGAGCGCGAACTGGCGATCGTCAAGTCGCGCGTGCCCGGCATATCCGCAAAACTGTCCGAACAGGTGGTGGGCTTCGTGCAGGCGCTGCGCGACCAGGATTTGTTCAAGGTGCCCGGCGTGGCCGAAACCATCGACTGGGCGACCGCACTGACGCAGCTCGATGCGCGCACGCTGACGCCGCAAGTGGTCGGCGACACGCTGGGCGCGCTGCTGAAGTACCAGGACGACATCGCGCGCATGCAGGGCGACACCCTGCAGAAGACCATCAAGGAAGCCGTCGGCGATCAGGCCTCCTGACCGCGGCGGATTGTACGGCAGACCGGGATCACCATGCCCGACAGCACCACAGCGAAGGGACAGATTGCCGACAACATCGTCGGCTTCGCGCGTGCGTTGCGCGCCGCCGGCCTTCCGGTCGGGCCGGGCGCGGTGATCGATGCGGTCAGTGCGCTGCGCCTGATCGACATCGGCAACCGCAGGGATGTCTTCGCCACCCTGCAGTCGGTGTTTGTGACCCGGCACGAGCACATGCTGATCTTCGCCCAGGCATTCGATCTGTTTTTTCGGATCGACGACGACTGGCAGCACATGCTGGATTCGGTGCCGCTGCCGGACCAGGCCAGGAAGCCGCCACCGCCGGCCGCGCGCCGGGTGCAGGAAGCGCTGTCGCAGCGCGAGACCATGCAGTCGAAGGACAGCGTCGAGCAGGACGTGCAGCTCTCGGTGTCCGACCAGGAGGTGCTGCAGAAAAAGGATTTTGCGCAGATGAGCGCGGCGGAGATCGCCGAGGTGAGCCGCGCCATCGCCAGGATGCAGCTGCCGCAGGCCGAGCTGCGCACCCGCCGTTTCCTGCCGGACGCCAAGGGGCAGCGTCTCGATCTGCGCCGCACCCTGCGCGGCAGCCTGCGCACCGGCGGCGACATCGTGAAGCTGCATAGATTAGGCCGCATCGACAAGCCCGCGCCGATCGTGGCGCTGCTCGATATCTCGGGCTCGATGAGCGACTACACGCGGCTGTTCCTGCAGTTCCTGCATGCGGTCACCGACGCGCGCAAACGCGTCTCGGTGTTCCTGTTCGGCACCCGGCTGACCAATGTGACCCGCAGCCTGCGGGCGCGCGATCCGGACGAGGCGCTGGCCGCCTGTACGGCCGCGGTCGAAGACTGGTCCGGCGGCACCCGCATCGCCACTTCGCTGCACAGCTTCAACAAGCTGTGGGGCAGGCGTGTGCTGTCCCAGGGCGCGATCGTGCTGTTGATTTCCGACGGCCTGGAGCGCGAGGTCGATGAGCGCCTGACCTTCGAAATGGACCGGCTGCATCGGTCCTGCCGGCGGCTGATCTGGCTCAATCCGCTGCTGCGTTATGAGGGTTTCCAGGCCAAGGCGCAGGGCATCAAATTGATGTTGCCCCATGTTGACGAATTCCGTCCGGTGCACAATCTAAAGTCGATCGAAGGGCTGATATCGGCGCTCTCCGCGCCCACCGAAAAGGGCCACCGGTTCTCGCCGAAATCCGCAGCTTGAGGGATCCCACCATGCTCAATCGCGATGACGACATCCTGAAGACCGCCGAGGCCTGGAAGAAGGCCGGCCATGGCGTGGCGCTGGCCACCGTGATGGAGACCTGGGGCTCGGCGCCGCGGCCGACCGGATCGCATCTGGTGATCAATGACGAGGGCACCTTCCAGGGCTCGGTGTCGG is drawn from Bradyrhizobium prioriisuperbiae and contains these coding sequences:
- a CDS encoding XdhC family protein, producing MLNRDDDILKTAEAWKKAGHGVALATVMETWGSAPRPTGSHLVINDEGTFQGSVSGGCVEGAVVTEALDVISSGEPKMLEFGVADETAWNVGLSCGGTIRVFVEKVG
- a CDS encoding xanthine dehydrogenase family protein subunit M, whose translation is MYEFKFHRPATVRQAANILAKNEDSKLVAGGHTLIPVMKQRLASPPHLVDLSKVDNLVGIEMKGRSLSIGAMTTHAEVANSPVVGEAIPALAELAGLIGDPAVRHRGTIGGSLANNDPTADYPAACLALGATIVTNKRRLKAEEFFQGLFTTSLEGDEIITRVLFPLAKKAAYIKFRNQASRYALVGVFVARRPSEVRVAVTGAGGDGVFRVTAFEEALQKRFAAKALDGLTVPADGLNSDIHGSAEYRAHLIGVLARRAVDAANAK
- a CDS encoding carbon monoxide dehydrogenase subunit G translates to MAMTMNGEVQLPASREVVWAKLNDPEVLKACIPGCEELERSAENEFRATAKMKVGPVSARFKGRVTLSDFDPPTSYKISGEGEGGVAGFAKGGATVNLQDKDGGTLLVYNVDAQIGGKLAQLGQRLINGSAKKLADEFFTKFADAVKASA
- the pcaD gene encoding 3-oxoadipate enol-lactonase, whose product is MPMVDADGCRLNVTVEGRDSGPTLMLSNSLGTTLHMWDAQMPALTKLFRVVRYDRRGHGKSDIGTTPYSMERFGHDVLAILDDLNIQKTHWCGLSMGGMVGQWLGANAPDRFEKLILANTASYYPDPTNWDTRIKSLTEGGFPAIADGVMNAWFTADFREREPQTVEAMKAMLSATPREGYLACCQALRTLDLRAMLPTISNPTLVIAGRHDPATPLAAGEFIRSQIPGASLTILDAAHISSVEQQHAFTEAVVGFLTQR
- a CDS encoding 3-carboxy-cis,cis-muconate cycloisomerase; protein product: MSTSLSPLLAPLLSSSAMRAACDDAAYLQHMLDFESALARAEAAVGVVPAAAVAPISDACKAERFDIAALAQAANRAGNLAIPLVKALTAAVGKADAEAARYVHWGATSQDVIDTATMLQLRAAIDALLPDLDRAIAGFAGLARQHRNTAMVARTWLQHALPMPFGLKLAEYAAALHRSRQRLKRLRAEALVLQFGGAAGTLAALGDKGLAVSEQLSHELGLPLPEAPWHTHRDRIAEAASVLAILSGSCGKIARDVSLMMQTDVAEAFEPAGEGRGGSSTLPHKRNPVAAAAALGAATMAPNLAATIFAAQVQDHERSAGPWHAEWPTLPTLELVTSGALAAIVDIAEGLDVDVARMRSNLDTTHGLIMAEAVSMALADSIGKSEAHHIIEAASRASIAGNTHLRDVLAADARVTAHLDAARLAQLFDPLAYQGASQTLIDRLLAALDN
- a CDS encoding VWA domain-containing protein, translated to MPDSTTAKGQIADNIVGFARALRAAGLPVGPGAVIDAVSALRLIDIGNRRDVFATLQSVFVTRHEHMLIFAQAFDLFFRIDDDWQHMLDSVPLPDQARKPPPPAARRVQEALSQRETMQSKDSVEQDVQLSVSDQEVLQKKDFAQMSAAEIAEVSRAIARMQLPQAELRTRRFLPDAKGQRLDLRRTLRGSLRTGGDIVKLHRLGRIDKPAPIVALLDISGSMSDYTRLFLQFLHAVTDARKRVSVFLFGTRLTNVTRSLRARDPDEALAACTAAVEDWSGGTRIATSLHSFNKLWGRRVLSQGAIVLLISDGLEREVDERLTFEMDRLHRSCRRLIWLNPLLRYEGFQAKAQGIKLMLPHVDEFRPVHNLKSIEGLISALSAPTEKGHRFSPKSAA
- a CDS encoding MoxR family ATPase; the encoded protein is MNAPSALPGSVDATLALLTKQGYLAERALATVTFLSLRMGRPLFLEGEAGVGKTEIAKALSAALGRSLIRLQCYEGLDVASAVYEWNSAAQMIAIRLAEATGDTDRERLSHDIFAEQYMIKRPLLRALEPDAAGPPVLLIDELDRADEAFEAYLLEILSDFQVTIPEFGTVRAAQPPIVILTSNRTREIHDALKRRCLYHWVDYPSAERELAIVKSRVPGISAKLSEQVVGFVQALRDQDLFKVPGVAETIDWATALTQLDARTLTPQVVGDTLGALLKYQDDIARMQGDTLQKTIKEAVGDQAS
- a CDS encoding carboxymuconolactone decarboxylase family protein, whose translation is MDDNQRRADGDAQRRKVLGNAWVDKSAAGRNAFNADFLDLITRYAWGEIWTRPQFDERTRRVLVIGTMIALAQWDEFRLHVRAALTEGGFTPDDIKEILLQQAIYCGVPAVNHATKEAAGVMKELGLL
- a CDS encoding (2Fe-2S)-binding protein; protein product: MAKISLIVNGNPVTGNIDPRTLLVQFLRENLRLTGTHVGCDTSQCGACVVHVDGKAVKSCTTLAVMVDGQNITTIEGLAADGAPLHPMQEAFREHHGLQCGFCTPGMIMTAVDMVRRKGHDLDDHTIREELEGNLCRCTGYHNIVESIAAGAKAMSK